DNA from bacterium:
TTGTTTCTATCCTTTTTTCTTCACATTGTTTTCTATTATAAAGGCTTGGAGCAGAGAACAAAAGGGATGGAATAAGAAGGCACAAAGGCACAAAGGCACAAAGGCACAAAGTTTGTAAAAATCCACATTCTAAATTCCGCATTTCGCAATCATTCTATCTTTGGAAGGGCTGATATATCAGGAAGGCCTGTGCTTAAAAGGAATTTCTTTGTTGTCCTGTAGAGAAATGGATTTCCCGGAGCTTTCTTTACTCCAGCTATCTCAACAAATTCGCAATCAAGAAGGCTATGTATCGCACCAGATGAATCTACGCCCCTTATTCTCTCTATCTCTTGCTTTGTTATGGGCTGATTATAGGCAATAATGGCTAATGTAACAAGGGCTTGCTTTGACAATTTTGTTTTCTTGGAAGGAGAAAGCTTTTCTATCCAGGGGAAAAATTCTTTTTTTGTCTGAAATTTCCATCCACCGGCGATATTTGTAAGCTCAATAGCCCTATCTTTAAAATCCTCTTTTAATTCATAAATTGCGGATTTTATAATATCCTCTTTCTTTTCAAGGATTTTTGCAAGCATCTTTTCTGATAAGGAGTTTTCTTGCGAGAATATCAATGCCTCAATTATGGACTTTGTTTTAGTGTCTTCCATACACTATACACTTTTATTTCGCATATTCCACAGCCCTGATTTCGCGGATTACATTTACCTTTACTAATCCAGGGTATTCAAGCTCTTCCTGTATCTTCTTTGCTATATCCTTTGCCAAACCAAAGGTTTTTACATCATCTATCTCCTCTGATTTAACAATAACCCTCATCTCCCTTCCTGCCTGGATAGCATAAGCCTTTTCTACGCCGGAAAAGCTATTTGCTACCTCTTCCAGCTTTTCAAGCCTCTTTATATATGCCTCAATAGTATCCCTTCTAGCCCCTGGCCTAGAAGCAGAGACAGCATCAGCAGCTTGAACAAGAACAGCCTCAATGCTTTTAAAAGGAAAATGTCCATGGTGAGCAACAACAGCATTGATAAGAAGCTCGTCTTCCCCTGCCTGCTTTAAAATCCCTTCTGCTATTTCAATATGGGAGCCCTCTTCTTTTGAAGGAACAGCCTTTCCAATGTCATGAAGAAGGGAGGCTCTTTTAACAAGCCTCAAATCCTTTATCCCAAGCTCAGAAGCCATTATAGAGGCTATATGAACGACCTCAATGCTATGCTGTAAAACATTTTGGCCATAGCTTGTTCTATACTTAAGCCTTCCAAGCAATTCCATCTCCCTTGGTGTAAGATTATGAATCCCAAGGCTTAAGGCAACAGATTTAGCCTCTTCCTTCATTATTCCCTCTATCTCCTCCTTTACCCTACCTACTACTTCCTCTATTCTTCCTGGGTGGATTCTTCCATCAGCTATTAGCCTTTCCAGAGAAACCCTTGCTATCTCCCTTCTTACAGGATCAAAAGATGAAATGGTAACAACATCAGGCGTATCATCAATAATTACCTCTGTCCCTGTTACCAATTCAAATGTTTTAATATTCCTTCCCTCCCTTCCAATAACCCTTCCCTTCATATCCTCTGATGAGAGAGAAACCGTGGAGATGGTATTTTCTGCAACATAGGAAGAGGCAAGCCTACCAATTGATTCTGCTAATATTTCGCAAGCCTTCCTTTCCGCCTCTTCCCTTGTTTCATCTTCTACTTTCTTTATTATCTTTGCCGATTCATACCTTGCCTCCTGCTCCACCTCAGCAATAAGCATCTTTTTTACCTCATCAATGCTCATATTGGAAATTTCTTCAAGCTTCTTAAGCTCTTCTTTTTTTGTCTCTTGAATTTCTGTCTCCCTTTTCTTTAAATTTTCCTCTTCCCTTTTTAGCCTTTCTTCCTGCCTTCTTATTCCATCCTGCCTTCTATCAAGATCCTGCTCCCTCCTTTTTACCCTTTCTTCTTGCCTTGTAAGATTTGCCTTCTCCCTTTTATTTTCCTTTTCAAGCTCAATTCTTTCTTTATGGAGCGTCTCTTTTGCCTCTAATTGTAGCTTTTCCTTTAGAGAAATAGACTCTTTTTTTGCATCCTCTATTATCCTTTCTGCCTCTTTCTGCGCCTCTTTTTTTGTTATTTTCTCATAAGCCTTCCTTATAATGTATCCAATTAAAATTCCCAATAAAGATGCAGATATAGCAATAATGATGTAGATATAAATGCTATTCATAATTGTTGAACCTCCTTTAAAAAAATTTAGGGTTCAAAGGCAGGAAATTTGTATGCGTTTAGTGAGCTTTGTTTAACAAAATTTAATAAAATATCACTAAACACTAAACTTTCAACTTTAAACATATATATAAATTTTTTATCTTCTTTCATTGCCTTTAAAACCTATCTTTAGTATAATCTATTTTTATCTTTAAGTCAAACTAATTTTCTAATGGGATTGTCGGATACAATGAACTTAATTGAAAATGACCTAAAATACATCTGGCATCCATATACACAGATGAAGGATTGTGAAGAGCTTCCTCCCATATTGATAGAAAGGGCAGAAGGTGTAAAGCTCTATGATATTTCTGGAAATGTCTATTATGATACAATTGCAAGCTGGTGGTGTAATGTCCATGGACATTGCCATCCCAGAATAATCTCTGCAATTAAGGAGCAAATTGAGAAATTAGACCATATTCTATTTGCAGGATTTACCCATAAAAATGCCATTGCTCTTGCCGAAAGGCTTATCTTGATTACACCAAAAAGCCTTACAAAGGTTTTCTTTTCAGATAATGGCTCAACATCAATTGAGACAGCCCTTAAAATGTCGTTTAAATATTGGAAAAATTTAGGCTGTAAAGAGAAAAGCTCATTTTTATCCCTTGATTTGGGCTACCATGGAGATACAATGGGTGCGATGAGCATCTCAAATGTATTTAATAGTGCATTCAAATCCTTGCTTTTTAGCTCATACAGGGCAAAATCGCCATATTGCTATAGATGCCCAAATGGACTAACAAGGGAATCCTGCAATATTTCTTGTATTGGCTCTATGGAAAAAATCCTGGAACAAAAAGCATCCAAAATATGTGGGGTAATTATTGAGCCATTGGTATTGGGAGCAGGTGGAATTATAGTCTACCCAAAGGAATATCTGGAAATGATAGAAAATCTTTGCAAAAAATACAATGTTCATCTCATTTTAGATGAGGTTGCAACAGGATTTGGAAGGACAGGAAAGATGTTTGCTTCTGATTATGTCAATATCTCTCCTGATTTCCTTTGCCTTTCAAAGGGAATAACCTCTGGATGGCTTCCATTAGGAGCAACCCTGACAACAAATGAGATTTATCAGGCATTCTATGGGGATTACAAAAAGACCTTTTTTCATGGCCATACATACACAGCAAACCCTATATCAACAAGAATTGCCCTAGAAAGCCTTAAAATTTTTGAGGAAGAAAAGACATTACAAAGAATAGAAAATATAATTCCTCAATTCCACAAAAATTTAGAAAGGTTTAGAAACCTTTCCCTTGTTGGCGATGTAAGGTTCATTGGGCTAATTGGTGCTTTTGAGCTTGTTTCTGACAAGAAAACAAAAAAACCATTTCCTTCTAATAAAAGAATAGGGTTTGAGGTTTATAAAAAAGGGCTTGAAAATGGTCTTATCTTAAGACCATTAGGGAATATCGTCTATCTTTTTTTACCCTTATCCATAAAAGAGGAGGAACTTAATGATGTTCTGGATAGAACTTATTCTGTTTTGTCCGAAAGCAAGAAATTTATTGACAAATCTTAAGGTGTTAAGGTAAAATTAAAGTAAATGAAAAATTTAAGTTTTTTCTTTATCTGCCTGTTGATCGTTGGGTGTAAAGAAAAAATGCCCGAATATAAACAGCCAACAAGGGTTTTAACCCAGATTACATATTCCGACGGAATGAATACCTTTCCTTGTTTATTTACTGAAAGATGGCTGGCATTTTCCTCAAATCTATTAGGAAATTTTGATATATACATAAAAGACAATAAAGAAAATACCTTGATACAAAGGACGCAGGGAGAAGAAAATGAACTTTTTCCTGCATTCTCAAAGGATGGCCAAAAAATTGCATTTTCATCAAATAGATTTGGTAGCTATGACATCTTTATCATTGATGCATTTAAAAGCGGCAATATCCAGCAAATTACATTTGACAATGGCTCTAATGAAGTATCACCTGATTTTTCTCCTGATGGAAAGATGCTTGTTTTCTGTAAGCTATTCTCAGGCAAAGGCATTATTTCCCTTGTTGACCTTAAAACAGGGTTAATAACAGAGCTAGTATCCGGGCTATACCCTAAATTTTCACCAAAGGGGGATAAAATAGTATTTCAAAAGGATGGCAAGATTTGGATGCTTGAGATGTCCACCTATCTTTTAAAAGAGATTGTCCAATACGACAATCTTTCTTGTCTTTCTCCGCAATTCTCACCTGATGGAAGAAAAATTGTCTATGTAACAGGAAGCAAGGAAACAGGATGCGAAGAATTTTTAGGCCTTTGTAAATACACCCCAATTGACATTAGGATAATAAACATAGATGGAACAGGTGATACCAAGATTACAGAGGACATAGGACCAGATGGATTTCCTGTATGGTCACAAGACAATTACATATATTTTTCCTCCCTCAGAAATGGCAAGAATAATTTTAACATTAACATCTTTAGGATAGCGGCTGAAGAATGAAAAACAGAAAACAGAAGACAAGAAACAAAAATTTTCCTCTTATTTCTTATTTCTTACTTCTTATTACTTCTTACTTTCTAATGGGTTGTGAGGAGCCTTATGAAGAGCCATCTAATTTCATTTCGCCTCCTTTAACAAGGATTACAGATGATAAAGCAATTGATAATTTCTGTAGCGTCTCGCCAAATGGCAAATGTATAGCATTTTCGGGAAACAAGGAGGGAAACTTTGACCTCTATATTAAAGATATAAATGAGAAGGCAATAATTCAGAGGACATTTGGAAAAGAAGATGATTTATGGCCCTGCTTTTCTCCAGATGGCTCTAAAATGTGTTTTTCATCAAATAGGTTTGGTAGCTTTGATATTTTTGTAATTGATACCTTGAAGGGTGGTGAAATAACCCAGATTACATTTGATAAGGACAAAAATGAGATTTTTCCCTCATTTTCTTGTGATGGAGGTAAAATTATCTTTACATCTTTGAAAGAAGATAAAAATCCTGTCATAATGGCTATTTCCCTAAAAACAGGCTTAATTACAGAGATAACAAAAGGGTTCTTTGCAAGGTTCTCACCAGATGGAGAAAGGATGATTTTTAATAGGCAAAATGGAGAGGATATAGATATATGGATGATAGATATAGATGGAGGTAATTGCAGACTTATTTTCCACAATGAAGAATTTAATTGCCTATTTCCATCCCTCTCTCCCTCTGGAGAAAGGATGGTTTATAGCGGTTGCACAAAGGGAAAGATGAAATTTGGATACAAAACAATTGGTGGTATAAAGAATTTGAAAATGGATATAAGGTCTGTTGATATTGGGGGAAGAAATGATATAAAGATAACAGGGGATTGTGGCGTTTGCCTCTTTCCCTTCTGGTCAAGTGATGGCTTTATTTATTTCTCATCATTAAGGAATGGTAATGTTGATATATTTAGGGTTTCTACTCCTTCTGAGATAGTTCACGCTCCACCCACAGACCACATTCCAGAGATTACAGTTTCCATTCCAGAAGAAAAGCAAAAGGCAAAAAAGGTCTTTCCAAAACCAAAAGAGGTAGAACCAGAGAAATACGTTGTAATAACAAGGGATAATGTAACAATCTGGTCATACCCTGGAAAGAATGTTATTACAAAGCTAGATAAGGGAACAAAGCTTATTGCTATTTCCTCCAAGAAATGGTATATAAAGGTTTTGCTTCCCGATGGAAGGACAGGCTGGGTTTCTTCTTTCTTTGTAGAATAATTGATAAAGGACATATTTTCTACAGCCATAGGAAGCTTTCCACATAAAGATATAGAAAAGGCTATTTCCCTTTCTTTATCCCTTGATATTCCTGTTTGGCCACAGCTTCCAAAGGCTTCCTGGCGTGAGAATATGTATTGCCAATTTAGCGAATGCCTTCCTTGTGTCCAATATGATAGTGTAAAAAGGGAAATCTATTTTTCGCTTTCAAACATAGAGGATGAGCTTACAAGGTTTTATGAGAAATTTTTAGAGCAAGACCTTGAATATTTTAAAATATCAAAGGAATTTTCTTGTGGCTTTTATTCCTTCCTTGATGCAAAGCCATATTCTTCCTACATAAAGGGTCAAATTACAGGCCCTATAAGCTTTGGTCTTTCTGTTTATGATGAAAATGGAAAGCCTATTATCTATCACAAAGGGCTATTTGATGCCATTATCTCTGGTTTATTGCAAAAGGCATTATGGCAGAATGAGAGATTAAAGAAATTTGGCACACCTATTATTTTTATTGATGAACCATACCTTGCAAGCTTTGGTTCATCTGTTATCCCTATTTCAAGGGATGATGTGATTACCTGGCTTTCCAAAATAATAGACCCCCTTAAAGAAAAAGGTATAATTACAGGTATCCATTGCTGTGGAAACACGGATTGGTCTATCTTATTAGGATTGGATATTGATATTCTGAATTTTGATGCATATAATTTTAAGGATAGCCTTTTTCTTTATAAGGATTTGCTCTATGAATTTATAAAAGAAAGAATTCTTGCTTGGGGCATTGTTCCTGCATCGGATGAGGTTTTAAACAATAATGAAAAAACGCTTAAGGAAAGGCTTAATTTTGCTATTTCTCAAAATGGATTTTTGATAACGCCATCCTGTGGGTTAGGCTCATTGGATGAGGAGTTAGCCGAAAAAGCCATTGGGCTTACTATATCTTTAACTAAACTATGCAAATCCCAAAGCCAGGAATAAAAACCAGGCCAATCCTTGCGAAGGTTAAAAAATCCCTATTTTCGTCACTACAAGATAGGCTAAACGGTACATATTTCCTTGACCTTTATGCAGGAACAGGCTCTTGTGGGATTACAGCTTTATCAAAAAAGGCAAGCTATTGTGTCTTTGTGGAAAGGGATAAAACCCAGGCAAGTAAGATAAGAGAGGCATTAGAGAATCTCAAAATGGATAATGCAAGGGTCATTACAGCAAATGTTTTTTCTTTGAGGCTGAAAGAGGCATTTGACATCATATTCCTTGGTCCACCATACAAAGATTTTCTTGTAAATAAAACAATTTATCTAATAGATAAAAAAGCCCTCTTAAAAGATAATGGAATAATCATAGCCCAGCATCATAAGAAAGAGGAAGTAGAAAAAAAGATTGGCAATTTAATTTTAGAAAGGCAGAAATCCTTTGGCGAAACAATGCTTTCTTTTTACAAAAATGAAAATAGCAATATCGGGTAAGGGTGGTTCGGGAAAGACAACCATTGCATCTTGTCTTGCCCATATTTATGCAGAAAAAAACAGGGTTTTGGCAATTGATTGCGACCCAGATTCTGACCTTGCTTTAGCTTTGGGTATTCCAAGGGATGAGGCTTTAAAAATAAAACCATTATCCTCAATGAAGGATTTAATAGAAGAGCGTGTTGGGAAGGAGGGATTTTTCAGGCTAAACCCAGATGTTTCTGATATTATTGATAAAATAGCTATAAAGATTGGAAATATAAGGCTTATCGTAATGGGAGGAGTAAAGAAGGAGGGGTGTTTTTGCCCAGAAAATAGGTTTTTAAGGGAAATAATTTCAAGGGTTCTTTTGGAAGATGCTATTGTTATTATGGATATGGAGGCAGGGATT
Protein-coding regions in this window:
- the rsmD gene encoding 16S rRNA (guanine(966)-N(2))-methyltransferase RsmD produces the protein MQIPKPGIKTRPILAKVKKSLFSSLQDRLNGTYFLDLYAGTGSCGITALSKKASYCVFVERDKTQASKIREALENLKMDNARVITANVFSLRLKEAFDIIFLGPPYKDFLVNKTIYLIDKKALLKDNGIIIAQHHKKEEVEKKIGNLILERQKSFGETMLSFYKNENSNIG
- a CDS encoding AAA family ATPase, which gives rise to MKIAISGKGGSGKTTIASCLAHIYAEKNRVLAIDCDPDSDLALALGIPRDEALKIKPLSSMKDLIEERVGKEGFFRLNPDVSDIIDKIAIKIGNIRLIVMGGVKKEGCFCPENRFLREIISRVLLEDAIVIMDMEAGIEHLSRQTAKGCNVLLIVIEPGIRSIKSAETIKELALGLGIKNIMAIANKIRDDDDLRIIKENLGNLPLCGKVSYNEALIFQDRTNGGLSRDIIDEVRAILK
- the rny gene encoding ribonuclease Y, translating into MNSIYIYIIIAISASLLGILIGYIIRKAYEKITKKEAQKEAERIIEDAKKESISLKEKLQLEAKETLHKERIELEKENKREKANLTRQEERVKRREQDLDRRQDGIRRQEERLKREEENLKKRETEIQETKKEELKKLEEISNMSIDEVKKMLIAEVEQEARYESAKIIKKVEDETREEAERKACEILAESIGRLASSYVAENTISTVSLSSEDMKGRVIGREGRNIKTFELVTGTEVIIDDTPDVVTISSFDPVRREIARVSLERLIADGRIHPGRIEEVVGRVKEEIEGIMKEEAKSVALSLGIHNLTPREMELLGRLKYRTSYGQNVLQHSIEVVHIASIMASELGIKDLRLVKRASLLHDIGKAVPSKEEGSHIEIAEGILKQAGEDELLINAVVAHHGHFPFKSIEAVLVQAADAVSASRPGARRDTIEAYIKRLEKLEEVANSFSGVEKAYAIQAGREMRVIVKSEEIDDVKTFGLAKDIAKKIQEELEYPGLVKVNVIREIRAVEYAK
- the bioA gene encoding adenosylmethionine--8-amino-7-oxononanoate transaminase; the protein is MNLIENDLKYIWHPYTQMKDCEELPPILIERAEGVKLYDISGNVYYDTIASWWCNVHGHCHPRIISAIKEQIEKLDHILFAGFTHKNAIALAERLILITPKSLTKVFFSDNGSTSIETALKMSFKYWKNLGCKEKSSFLSLDLGYHGDTMGAMSISNVFNSAFKSLLFSSYRAKSPYCYRCPNGLTRESCNISCIGSMEKILEQKASKICGVIIEPLVLGAGGIIVYPKEYLEMIENLCKKYNVHLILDEVATGFGRTGKMFASDYVNISPDFLCLSKGITSGWLPLGATLTTNEIYQAFYGDYKKTFFHGHTYTANPISTRIALESLKIFEEEKTLQRIENIIPQFHKNLERFRNLSLVGDVRFIGLIGAFELVSDKKTKKPFPSNKRIGFEVYKKGLENGLILRPLGNIVYLFLPLSIKEEELNDVLDRTYSVLSESKKFIDKS
- the scpB gene encoding SMC-Scp complex subunit ScpB — its product is MEDTKTKSIIEALIFSQENSLSEKMLAKILEKKEDIIKSAIYELKEDFKDRAIELTNIAGGWKFQTKKEFFPWIEKLSPSKKTKLSKQALVTLAIIAYNQPITKQEIERIRGVDSSGAIHSLLDCEFVEIAGVKKAPGNPFLYRTTKKFLLSTGLPDISALPKIE